A region from the Dehalococcoides mccartyi CG5 genome encodes:
- a CDS encoding sensor histidine kinase: MTGISNSFFRLILDNSTTAVCLLNEQGKLVYSNKALSDLTGYNLTELANMNVNQICTTLPIPQWHSHWDKLKIYGTAIRISVFLSKRGIRIPVEITDTYLKYLDIECICLFIRNINLIQKNSSTITAHQNHLTCNCRYGETLSEKPEILPKMAHTQTKNTFSLKDDKRIFNVIFNNASDAIILWEAYRNKRDSVVLEVNDKACQRFEYTREEMIGKPIPFFQPHSDASESMLSRAMDADLGGEGATYELQHKSKSGKILQHEVNAHQFEINGKMVFLSIIRDISLRKEFETKLQDMYEKEKALNLQLENEFKKRTEFTRILIHELKTPLTPIVAASDMLLKILPSDDTHALAYQINKGAEELENRMNDLFDLVRGELGILTLNTEKVDCGKLLSNIVEYVQPQVQSKNQSLEFVVQHNLPAIEADPLRLKQIIMNVLGNSLKFTPRNGTIKLNAFSEENSLIIRIEDTGLGISKDKQKRLLMAYNDKLTAIESSGGLGLGLALSKTFVDLHHGQIKISSQEGYGTICDIILPLNRNF, translated from the coding sequence ATGACTGGCATTTCTAATTCTTTTTTCCGACTAATATTAGATAATTCGACTACTGCCGTTTGCCTGTTAAATGAGCAGGGCAAACTCGTATATTCAAATAAAGCCCTTTCAGACCTCACCGGATATAACCTGACAGAACTAGCGAATATGAATGTAAATCAAATATGCACCACGTTACCTATACCTCAATGGCATAGCCATTGGGACAAACTAAAAATATACGGAACGGCAATCCGAATATCAGTATTCCTATCAAAAAGAGGAATACGCATACCAGTTGAAATAACTGACACTTATTTAAAATACCTTGATATTGAATGCATCTGCTTGTTTATAAGGAATATCAATCTCATACAGAAGAATTCTAGTACAATCACAGCACACCAAAATCATTTAACATGTAATTGCAGATACGGCGAGACTCTATCAGAAAAACCCGAAATATTGCCGAAAATGGCACATACACAGACCAAAAATACATTTTCGCTTAAAGATGATAAACGCATTTTCAACGTAATCTTTAACAATGCCAGTGATGCCATCATACTTTGGGAAGCATACCGCAACAAAAGAGACTCTGTGGTTCTAGAAGTAAACGATAAAGCTTGCCAACGTTTTGAATATACCAGAGAGGAGATGATTGGCAAGCCTATTCCGTTTTTCCAGCCTCATTCTGACGCCAGTGAATCCATGCTGTCACGAGCAATGGACGCTGATTTAGGCGGAGAAGGTGCTACTTATGAATTACAACACAAATCTAAATCCGGTAAAATTTTGCAACATGAAGTAAATGCACATCAGTTTGAGATAAATGGCAAGATGGTTTTTTTATCCATAATCAGGGACATTTCTTTGCGGAAAGAATTTGAAACCAAACTGCAAGATATGTATGAGAAGGAAAAAGCACTCAATCTCCAACTTGAAAATGAATTCAAGAAACGGACAGAATTCACACGAATATTAATACATGAATTAAAAACTCCGCTTACTCCAATTGTAGCCGCCAGTGACATGCTATTAAAAATATTGCCTTCTGATGATACCCACGCACTAGCTTATCAAATCAACAAGGGCGCAGAAGAACTTGAAAATCGCATGAACGATTTATTTGATTTAGTCCGGGGAGAATTAGGGATTCTCACATTAAATACTGAAAAAGTGGATTGCGGAAAACTATTATCCAATATTGTTGAGTACGTACAACCGCAAGTACAAAGTAAAAATCAATCTCTTGAATTTGTTGTGCAACACAATTTGCCTGCGATTGAAGCAGACCCTCTTCGCCTCAAACAGATTATTATGAATGTTTTAGGTAATTCCCTGAAATTCACACCCCGGAATGGCACCATTAAATTGAACGCATTCAGTGAAGAGAATTCGCTAATTATCCGTATAGAGGATACCGGTTTAGGGATATCGAAAGACAAACAGAAACGATTGTTGATGGCATATAATGATAAACTAACAGCTATAGAAAGTTCCGGAGGGCTTGGACTCGGATTAGCCCTTTCAAAAACATTTGTAGACCTCCACCATGGACAGATTAAAATAAGTAGCCAAGAAGGCTACGGCACAATTTGTGATATTATCTTACCACTAAATAGAAACTTTTAG
- a CDS encoding response regulator transcription factor: protein MKILIIEDDAQTIEIVRLAFKLGWPDLHLIEADFGEYGLEMIETEKPDVVILDIGLPDINGYEVLRRIRLFSETPVIVLTVRSDEVDIVKALSLGADDYLVKPFRQMELLARVKAISRRLRPPEVNLEIECGPFRFGRSITQLYKKEEIIRLTNIEGQILYHLMRSNGRCVSNEILAQKVWGEKVYERIRVNIRHLREKIEDDPSHPKYLLNVAGKGYMFSYQDSP, encoded by the coding sequence ATGAAAATTCTAATCATTGAAGATGATGCCCAAACAATTGAGATTGTGCGGTTAGCATTTAAACTTGGATGGCCTGACTTGCACCTTATAGAAGCTGACTTCGGTGAATATGGGCTCGAAATGATTGAAACCGAAAAACCGGATGTAGTTATTCTTGACATTGGCTTGCCTGACATAAATGGTTATGAAGTACTAAGGAGAATTAGATTATTCTCTGAAACCCCTGTGATTGTTCTTACTGTTAGAAGTGACGAGGTTGATATTGTCAAAGCGCTCTCTCTTGGAGCCGATGACTATTTGGTCAAACCATTCCGCCAAATGGAACTGCTAGCCCGTGTCAAGGCAATCAGCCGACGGTTGCGCCCCCCAGAAGTTAACTTAGAAATTGAATGCGGTCCATTCCGCTTTGGGCGGTCAATTACTCAGCTCTACAAAAAAGAGGAAATTATCAGATTAACAAACATAGAAGGGCAAATTCTATACCACCTAATGCGTTCTAACGGACGATGTGTCAGCAATGAGATATTAGCTCAGAAAGTTTGGGGCGAAAAGGTCTATGAAAGAATCCGGGTAAATATCAGGCATCTGCGTGAAAAAATAGAAGATGACCCATCTCATCCAAAGTATCTCCTTAATGTTGCAGGTAAAGGATACATGTTTTCTTATCAGGATTCTCCCTAA
- a CDS encoding reductive dehalogenase encodes MSKFHCTVNRRDFMKALGLGVAGIGAVSATTPVFRDLDEVASSPKAVLHRGWYVKERDYGDPTIEIDWSLMKRRDLRGYSNWDFPTLMFTYPGGPEAFQKHLHDQGTAVTAKAKEIWPEYTGPSTRTYALSNAFAASAYSNSGYVLNANQFGMKTIAPAPRPQDIGMPVWQGTPEENTAMIRAVFSLVGLGPMIGTTMLDEKSENFVWEYNGKGVTGGDAKYGNKHIIFDPNISEAYSDDTTFRIPTSHKYVIATHNLSCDEFLRTGLSGSGAYGTEEMSYVRVAYAKSVVEQFIRGLGYNVAYGHDLQAATAWDIWSGVGEHCRMGQITGSPELGGLLRTHAVFYTDLPLELTKPIDAGFAKFCETCGTCADTCPVGAISPRGVDRNWDSNTGQDWVNDKQAGGTQVMYNMPGFKGWRCNSFACAFSPCGSACKGACPFNTIADGSFIHSIVKSTVATTPVFNSFFTSMEGILHYGKQDKDPEKWWNNPEAWHIYGTNPNNLRQ; translated from the coding sequence ATGTCAAAATTTCATTGCACAGTAAACAGGCGGGACTTTATGAAAGCTCTGGGCCTTGGTGTGGCAGGAATCGGGGCAGTAAGCGCCACAACCCCTGTATTCCGTGATTTAGATGAAGTGGCCAGCTCACCTAAAGCTGTTTTACATCGTGGCTGGTATGTAAAAGAAAGAGATTATGGCGACCCCACGATAGAAATCGATTGGAGCCTTATGAAACGCCGCGATTTGCGTGGGTACTCCAATTGGGACTTTCCCACCCTGATGTTCACCTACCCGGGCGGACCTGAGGCCTTTCAGAAGCATTTACACGACCAAGGTACTGCCGTGACTGCAAAAGCAAAGGAGATTTGGCCTGAATATACAGGACCTTCTACCAGGACTTATGCCTTATCAAATGCCTTCGCTGCTTCAGCGTACAGCAACTCCGGGTATGTCCTTAATGCCAATCAATTCGGCATGAAAACGATAGCCCCTGCCCCCCGCCCTCAGGATATTGGTATGCCTGTCTGGCAGGGAACACCGGAAGAAAATACGGCTATGATACGGGCAGTTTTCAGTTTAGTAGGGTTGGGCCCGATGATAGGTACCACCATGCTGGATGAAAAGTCTGAAAACTTCGTTTGGGAATACAACGGCAAAGGCGTAACAGGCGGAGACGCCAAGTATGGGAACAAACACATTATCTTTGACCCTAATATCTCCGAAGCATACAGCGATGATACTACTTTCCGTATACCTACTTCGCATAAGTACGTGATTGCTACCCATAACCTGTCTTGTGACGAATTTTTGCGTACAGGTCTTTCAGGTTCAGGTGCTTATGGCACTGAAGAAATGTCTTATGTTCGGGTGGCATATGCAAAGAGTGTAGTTGAACAATTTATCCGTGGCTTGGGGTACAACGTAGCTTATGGGCATGATCTTCAGGCAGCCACCGCCTGGGATATCTGGAGCGGAGTCGGTGAACATTGCCGCATGGGTCAGATTACCGGGTCGCCTGAGTTGGGCGGTTTACTGCGCACCCACGCTGTCTTTTACACGGACTTGCCTCTGGAGTTGACCAAACCTATAGATGCCGGTTTCGCTAAATTTTGTGAGACCTGCGGAACTTGTGCTGATACCTGCCCCGTAGGTGCTATATCTCCGCGCGGTGTTGACCGAAACTGGGATTCCAATACTGGTCAAGATTGGGTGAATGACAAGCAGGCCGGAGGCACTCAGGTAATGTATAACATGCCGGGCTTTAAGGGTTGGCGCTGTAATTCGTTCGCTTGTGCTTTTTCACCTTGCGGCAGCGCATGTAAAGGTGCCTGTCCGTTCAATACAATAGCTGACGGCAGCTTTATTCATAGCATAGTAAAATCAACTGTGGCTACAACCCCTGTTTTTAACAGTTTTTTCACCAGTATGGAGGGTATTCTGCACTACGGTAAACAGGATAAGGACCCGGAAAAATGGTGGAATAATCCTGAAGCATGGCATATTTATGGTACCAATCCGAATAACCTACGCCAATAA